One Branchiostoma floridae strain S238N-H82 chromosome 1, Bfl_VNyyK, whole genome shotgun sequence genomic region harbors:
- the LOC118421373 gene encoding barrier-to-autointegration factor B-like: MSSTSQKHRDFVGEPMGDKPVTALAGIGSTLGGRLSEKGYDKAYVVLGQYLLLKKDGDMFRDWLNETCNANSKQTLECYDCLAQWCEAFL, translated from the exons ATGTCATCCACATCACAGAAGCACAGGGACTTTGTTGGGGAGCCCATGGGAGACAAGCCTGTAACAGCCCTGGCTGGTATTGGGAGCACACTGGGAGGAAGGCTGTCAGAGAAGGGCTATGACAAG gcaTATGTAGTACTGGGTCAGTACCTGCTGCTGAAGAAGGATGGTGATATGTTTAGGGACTGGCTGAACGAAACGTGCAATGCCAACAGTAAACAGACACTGGAGTGCTACGACTGCCTTGCACAGTGGTGTGAGGCCTTCCTGTGA
- the LOC118421334 gene encoding barrier-to-autointegration factor B-like isoform X2: MVPVVTMSSTSQKHRDFVGEPMGDKPVTALAGIGGTLGGRLEEEGFDKAYVVLGQFLVLKKNEELFKEWLKSACNANSKQSGDCYTCLKEWCDAFL; this comes from the exons ATGG TTCCAGTTGTCACCATGTCGTCCACATCACAGAAGCACAGGGACTTTGTTGGGGAGCCCATGGGGGACAAGCCTGTAACAGCCCTGGCGGGTATTGGAGGCACACTGGGAGGAAGGCTGGAAGAAGAGGGCTTTGACAAG GCGTACGTAGTACTGGGTCAgttcctggtgctgaagaaGAATGAGGAGCTCTTCAAGGAGTGGCTGAAGAGCGCGTGCAATGCCAACAGCAAACAGAGCGGAGACTGCTACACCTGCCTTAAAGAGTGGTGTGACGCCTTCTTGTGA
- the LOC118421334 gene encoding barrier-to-autointegration factor B-like isoform X3, which yields MSSTSQKHRDFVGEPMGDKPVTALAGIGGTLGGRLEEEGFDKAYVVLGQFLVLKKNEELFKEWLKSACNANSKQSGDCYTCLKEWCDAFL from the exons ATGTCGTCCACATCACAGAAGCACAGGGACTTTGTTGGGGAGCCCATGGGGGACAAGCCTGTAACAGCCCTGGCGGGTATTGGAGGCACACTGGGAGGAAGGCTGGAAGAAGAGGGCTTTGACAAG GCGTACGTAGTACTGGGTCAgttcctggtgctgaagaaGAATGAGGAGCTCTTCAAGGAGTGGCTGAAGAGCGCGTGCAATGCCAACAGCAAACAGAGCGGAGACTGCTACACCTGCCTTAAAGAGTGGTGTGACGCCTTCTTGTGA
- the LOC118421334 gene encoding guanine nucleotide-binding protein subunit beta-like protein 1 isoform X1, with the protein MTRPPPDPVFVLRGSDGAVNCLKFRCHEADSLRLLFSGTASGKIHPWNLQTKRSACVLDGHEGQGILSLGFCDNTVLYSQGRDGTVALWDLKEGRKDISDRIPVSAVGFCQVELFNQSSSRLLAAAGVGPAEIIVTDLQCKKPAFSLQPTEGSPPQGMVMALKAGCVSDREGLHLWAAYEDGSVAMWDVKQRRIVSHLKVHAEPILCMDYDQEQGKGVTGSADNKLAVWNGKDGQLVAKQTVERSNPGLSCVKIRDDHKIVVTGGWDHVIRLYGWKKLKPLAVLDYHTDSVQCVDFSDHENSEERLLAAGSKDQRISLWSIYN; encoded by the coding sequence ATGACTCGTCCCCCTCCTGATCCAGTATTTGTCCTGCGTGGTTCAGATGGTGCAGTTAACTGCCTCAAGTTTCGCTGTCACGAGGCAGATTCTCTCAGACTCTTGTTTTCTGGCACAGCCAGTGGGAAAATCCACCCCTGGAACCTGCAGACAAAACGGAGTGCGTGTGTACTTGACGGGCATGAGGGCCAGGGTATCCTGTCCTTAGGTTTTTGTGACAACACAGTGCTCTATAGTCAGGGCCGTGATGGGACAGTGGCACTTTGGGATCTGAAGGAAGGACGGAAGGatatttctgacaggattccAGTGTCTGCTGTGGGCTTCTGTCAGGTTGAGTTATTTAATCAGAGCTCCAGTAGACTGTTGGCTGCTGCAGGAGTGGGGCCAGCAGAGATAATAGTGACAGATCTCCAGTGTAAGAAGCCAGCCTTTTCTTTACAGCCTACAGAAGGGTCTCCTCCGCAGGGGATGGTTATGGCACTCAAGGCAGGCTGTGTGTCTGACAGGGAAGGCTTGCATCTTTGGGCAGCATACGAGGACGGAAGCGTTGCAATGTGGGATGTAAAACAAAGAAGAATTGTCAGCCACCTGAAAGTGCACGCAGAGCCAATTCTCTGCATGGATTATGACCAGGAGCAAGGCAAGGGAGTTACTGGGTCAGCTGACAACAAACTTGCTGTATGGAATGGCAAAGATGGACAACTTGTGGCCAAGCAGACTGTGGAACGCAGTAACCCTGGTTTGTCGTGTGTGAAAATAAGGGATGACCACAAAATAGTGGTAACGGGGGGCTGGGATCACGTGATACGTCTGTATGGATGGAAGAAGCTGAAGCCTCTGGCTGTACTAGACTACCATACGGACAGTGTTCAGTGTGTGGACTTCTCTGATCATGAAAACTCTGAGGAAAGGTTGCTAGCTGCAGGATCAAAAGACCAGAGAATCAGTCTGTGGTCTATATATAATTAG
- the LOC118421353 gene encoding probable RNA-binding protein EIF1AD encodes MSKTTKKKHVAREVLEDFVLPEGDQQIVRVVASRGGNLHEVETADGDHFLASMPTKFRKNIWIKRGDHVIVEPIEEGDKVRAEIQFVLYRDQVKYIIEEGAWPEAFEVLGLTNKQQDQNGHHTAAKADPLTSNNNKGTPAETDEDSDSDNDDDLFVNTNRPVVEMYTDSEDSSEEEDQDEEAEYRQEDGEAIDE; translated from the exons ATGTCAAAGACAACCAAGAAGAAGCACGTTGCCAGGGAAGTCTTAGAGGATTTTGTTCTACCTGAGGGTGATCAACAAATTGTCAGG GTTGTGGCCAGCAGGGGTGGTAATCTACATGAAGTAGAAACAGCTGATGGGGACCACTTCTTGGCAAGCATGCCCACCAAGTTTAGGAAGAACATCTGGATCAAAAGAG GAGACCATGTCATAGTTGAGCCCATTGAAGAAGGTGACAAGGTTCGGGCTGAGATTCAGTTCGTGCTGTACCGTGACCAGGTCAAGTACATTATAGAGGAGGGAGCATG GCCTGAAGCTTTCGAAGTCTTAGGTCTGACAAACAAGCAGCAGGATCAAAA TGGTCACCACACTGCAGCCAAAGCGGACCCACTCAcctcaaacaacaacaaaggtacACCTGCAGAGACAGATGAGGACTCGGACTCGGACAATGATGATGACCTGTTTGTCAACACCAACCGTCCAGTAGTGGAGATGTATACTGATTCGGAAGACTCCAGTGAAGAGGAAGATCAGGATGAGGAGGCGGAATATAGACAGGAAGATGGGGAAGCCATTGATGAATAG
- the LOC118421363 gene encoding uncharacterized protein C20orf85 homolog, whose amino-acid sequence MASSRGKNVNFVHNDEIWKDHVRHELSALLRWPDKWGFLKTEYNKVYDRMAGVPVTRTPTPLPEISNYTKLPPITVVKKAGSPKRKKSPRERLPSLRPPTPTFPKTTAGLIGWKSARPDCQLEIYGRYAPNARGQKGIIKMLGWPLQGLD is encoded by the exons ATGGCTTCTTCTCGTGGGAAAAATGTCAACTTTGTGCACAACGATGAGATATG GAAGGACCATGTCCGCCATGAGCTTAGTGCCCTGCTCCGATGGCCGGACAAGTGGGGATTCTTAAAAACAGAGTACAACAAG GTATATGATCGGATGGCTGGTGTTCCAGTTACCAGGACACCCACACCATTGCCTGAAATTTCCAACTACACAAAACTCCCACCCATCACAGTTGTTAAAAAAGCAGGCTCTCCAAAGAGGAAGAAGTCTCCCAGGGAAAGATTACCCAGCCTGCGCCCTCCAACTCCTACATTCCCCAAG ACGACAGCCGGTCTGATTGGGTGGAAGTCAGCACGACCTGACTGCCAGTTGGAAATTTATGGCCGCTACGCACCTAATGCACGCGGGCAGAAAGGCATCATCAAGATGCTGGGATGGCCTCTACAAGGCTTGGACTGA
- the LOC118418495 gene encoding breast cancer metastasis-suppressor 1-like protein isoform X6, giving the protein MPVVDGNVDSEGEDMDQSTPDSDKSNSEESATSSASEEDDESSAGLFFCFAELDEEDCDRRRTECMADMADLERQFTDLKEQLYRERMSQIEAKLEEAKMGCAPEYVEPLTQLRVNMQTRTEVAGIVRELKIQNIRNQYEAELQATRQHFESEKLLLVDEMRNEIEEKIRRLEEDRHSADLSTDLWTESEQVKRSSRRKTDPLHPKKKKTVTISGPYLVYQLKENDILEDWTAIRKMTVARRRLSAGGHSHRSGRENAVGKGRQPGKRKMNH; this is encoded by the exons ATGCCTGTTGTGGACGGCAATGTGGACAGCGAGGGTGAGGATATGGACCAGAGCACCCCAGACAGCGACAAGAGTAATTCTGAAGAATCTGCGACTTCGTCAGCGTCCGAGGAAGACGACGAGAGTTCAG CTGGGCTTTTCTTCTGCTTTGCAGAACTTGATGAGGAGGACTGTGACCGAAGACGGACAGAATGTATGGCAGACATGGCCGACCTGGAGAGGCAGTTCACAGACCTCAAAGAGCA GTTGTACAGAGAACGGATGAGCCAGATTGAAGCTAAGTTAGAAGAAGCCAAGATGGGCTGTGCACCTGAGTATGTGGAACCGCTCACACAGCTCCGTGTCAACATGCAGACTCGTACAGAGGTCGCAG GTATTGTGAGAGAACTGAAGATACAGAACATCAGAAACCAGTATGAAGCAGAGTTACAGGCAACAAGACAACACTTCGAG AGTGAGAAGTTGCTTCTGGTGGACGAGATGAGAAACGAGATTGAGGAAAAGATCCGGAGATTGGAAGAGGACAGGCACAGTGCAGATCTATCAACAG ACTTGTGGACAGAATCAGAACAAGTGAAGCGCAGCAGCCGGAGAAAAACAGACCCTCTGCAtcccaagaagaagaagacagtcACCATTTCTG GTCCATATCTTGTCTATCAGCTGAAGGAAAATGACATCCTTGAAGACTGGACAGCCATTAGAAAG ATGACAGTAGCAAGAAGAAGATTGTCGGCCGGTGGCCACTCCCACCGGTCAGGAAGAGAGAATG CTGTGGGGAAGGGACGACAACCTGGGAAAAGGAAGATGAACCACTGA
- the LOC118418495 gene encoding breast cancer metastasis-suppressor 1-like protein isoform X2, translating to MPVVDGNVDSEGEDMDQSTPDSDKSNSEESATSSASEEDDESSAGLFFCFAELDEEDCDRRRTECMADMADLERQFTDLKEQLYRERMSQIEAKLEEAKMGCAPEYVEPLTQLRVNMQTRTEVAGIVRELKIQNIRNQYEAELQATRQHFESEKLLLVDEMRNEIEEKIRRLEEDRHSADLSTDLWTESEQVKRSSRRKTDPLHPKKKKTVTISGPYLVYQLKENDILEDWTAIRKNTRQPTTNQQKMTVARRRLSAGGHSHRSGRENAVGKGRQPGKRKMNH from the exons ATGCCTGTTGTGGACGGCAATGTGGACAGCGAGGGTGAGGATATGGACCAGAGCACCCCAGACAGCGACAAGAGTAATTCTGAAGAATCTGCGACTTCGTCAGCGTCCGAGGAAGACGACGAGAGTTCAG CTGGGCTTTTCTTCTGCTTTGCAGAACTTGATGAGGAGGACTGTGACCGAAGACGGACAGAATGTATGGCAGACATGGCCGACCTGGAGAGGCAGTTCACAGACCTCAAAGAGCA GTTGTACAGAGAACGGATGAGCCAGATTGAAGCTAAGTTAGAAGAAGCCAAGATGGGCTGTGCACCTGAGTATGTGGAACCGCTCACACAGCTCCGTGTCAACATGCAGACTCGTACAGAGGTCGCAG GTATTGTGAGAGAACTGAAGATACAGAACATCAGAAACCAGTATGAAGCAGAGTTACAGGCAACAAGACAACACTTCGAG AGTGAGAAGTTGCTTCTGGTGGACGAGATGAGAAACGAGATTGAGGAAAAGATCCGGAGATTGGAAGAGGACAGGCACAGTGCAGATCTATCAACAG ACTTGTGGACAGAATCAGAACAAGTGAAGCGCAGCAGCCGGAGAAAAACAGACCCTCTGCAtcccaagaagaagaagacagtcACCATTTCTG GTCCATATCTTGTCTATCAGCTGAAGGAAAATGACATCCTTGAAGACTGGACAGCCATTAGAAAG AACACACGCCAGCCGACCACCAATCAGCAAAAG ATGACAGTAGCAAGAAGAAGATTGTCGGCCGGTGGCCACTCCCACCGGTCAGGAAGAGAGAATG CTGTGGGGAAGGGACGACAACCTGGGAAAAGGAAGATGAACCACTGA
- the LOC118418495 gene encoding breast cancer metastasis-suppressor 1-like protein isoform X5 codes for MPVVDGNVDSEGEDMDQSTPDSDKSNSEESATSSASEEDDESSAGLFFCFAELDEEDCDRRRTECMADMADLERQFTDLKEQLYRERMSQIEAKLEEAKMGCAPEYVEPLTQLRVNMQTRTEVAGIVRELKIQNIRNQYEAELQATRQHFESEKLLLVDEMRNEIEEKIRRLEEDRHSADLSTDLWTESEQVKRSSRRKTDPLHPKKKKTVTISGPYLVYQLKENDILEDWTAIRKMTVARRRLSAGGHSHRSGRENAAVGKGRQPGKRKMNH; via the exons ATGCCTGTTGTGGACGGCAATGTGGACAGCGAGGGTGAGGATATGGACCAGAGCACCCCAGACAGCGACAAGAGTAATTCTGAAGAATCTGCGACTTCGTCAGCGTCCGAGGAAGACGACGAGAGTTCAG CTGGGCTTTTCTTCTGCTTTGCAGAACTTGATGAGGAGGACTGTGACCGAAGACGGACAGAATGTATGGCAGACATGGCCGACCTGGAGAGGCAGTTCACAGACCTCAAAGAGCA GTTGTACAGAGAACGGATGAGCCAGATTGAAGCTAAGTTAGAAGAAGCCAAGATGGGCTGTGCACCTGAGTATGTGGAACCGCTCACACAGCTCCGTGTCAACATGCAGACTCGTACAGAGGTCGCAG GTATTGTGAGAGAACTGAAGATACAGAACATCAGAAACCAGTATGAAGCAGAGTTACAGGCAACAAGACAACACTTCGAG AGTGAGAAGTTGCTTCTGGTGGACGAGATGAGAAACGAGATTGAGGAAAAGATCCGGAGATTGGAAGAGGACAGGCACAGTGCAGATCTATCAACAG ACTTGTGGACAGAATCAGAACAAGTGAAGCGCAGCAGCCGGAGAAAAACAGACCCTCTGCAtcccaagaagaagaagacagtcACCATTTCTG GTCCATATCTTGTCTATCAGCTGAAGGAAAATGACATCCTTGAAGACTGGACAGCCATTAGAAAG ATGACAGTAGCAAGAAGAAGATTGTCGGCCGGTGGCCACTCCCACCGGTCAGGAAGAGAGAATG CAGCTGTGGGGAAGGGACGACAACCTGGGAAAAGGAAGATGAACCACTGA
- the LOC118418495 gene encoding breast cancer metastasis-suppressor 1-like protein isoform X1 encodes MPVVDGNVDSEGEDMDQSTPDSDKSNSEESATSSASEEDDESSAGLFFCFAELDEEDCDRRRTECMADMADLERQFTDLKEQLYRERMSQIEAKLEEAKMGCAPEYVEPLTQLRVNMQTRTEVAGIVRELKIQNIRNQYEAELQATRQHFESEKLLLVDEMRNEIEEKIRRLEEDRHSADLSTDLWTESEQVKRSSRRKTDPLHPKKKKTVTISGPYLVYQLKENDILEDWTAIRKNTRQPTTNQQKMTVARRRLSAGGHSHRSGRENAAVGKGRQPGKRKMNH; translated from the exons ATGCCTGTTGTGGACGGCAATGTGGACAGCGAGGGTGAGGATATGGACCAGAGCACCCCAGACAGCGACAAGAGTAATTCTGAAGAATCTGCGACTTCGTCAGCGTCCGAGGAAGACGACGAGAGTTCAG CTGGGCTTTTCTTCTGCTTTGCAGAACTTGATGAGGAGGACTGTGACCGAAGACGGACAGAATGTATGGCAGACATGGCCGACCTGGAGAGGCAGTTCACAGACCTCAAAGAGCA GTTGTACAGAGAACGGATGAGCCAGATTGAAGCTAAGTTAGAAGAAGCCAAGATGGGCTGTGCACCTGAGTATGTGGAACCGCTCACACAGCTCCGTGTCAACATGCAGACTCGTACAGAGGTCGCAG GTATTGTGAGAGAACTGAAGATACAGAACATCAGAAACCAGTATGAAGCAGAGTTACAGGCAACAAGACAACACTTCGAG AGTGAGAAGTTGCTTCTGGTGGACGAGATGAGAAACGAGATTGAGGAAAAGATCCGGAGATTGGAAGAGGACAGGCACAGTGCAGATCTATCAACAG ACTTGTGGACAGAATCAGAACAAGTGAAGCGCAGCAGCCGGAGAAAAACAGACCCTCTGCAtcccaagaagaagaagacagtcACCATTTCTG GTCCATATCTTGTCTATCAGCTGAAGGAAAATGACATCCTTGAAGACTGGACAGCCATTAGAAAG AACACACGCCAGCCGACCACCAATCAGCAAAAG ATGACAGTAGCAAGAAGAAGATTGTCGGCCGGTGGCCACTCCCACCGGTCAGGAAGAGAGAATG CAGCTGTGGGGAAGGGACGACAACCTGGGAAAAGGAAGATGAACCACTGA
- the LOC118418495 gene encoding breast cancer metastasis-suppressor 1-like protein isoform X7, with amino-acid sequence MPVVDGNVDSEGEDMDQSTPDSDKSNSEESATSSASEEDDESSAGLFFCFAELDEEDCDRRRTECMADMADLERQFTDLKEQLYRERMSQIEAKLEEAKMGCAPEYVEPLTQLRVNMQTRTEVAGIVRELKIQNIRNQYEAELQATRQHFESEKLLLVDEMRNEIEEKIRRLEEDRHSADLSTDLWTESEQVKRSSRRKTDPLHPKKKKTVTISGPYLVYQLKENDILEDWTAIRKMTVARRRLSAGGHSHRSGRENGMGDRLDY; translated from the exons ATGCCTGTTGTGGACGGCAATGTGGACAGCGAGGGTGAGGATATGGACCAGAGCACCCCAGACAGCGACAAGAGTAATTCTGAAGAATCTGCGACTTCGTCAGCGTCCGAGGAAGACGACGAGAGTTCAG CTGGGCTTTTCTTCTGCTTTGCAGAACTTGATGAGGAGGACTGTGACCGAAGACGGACAGAATGTATGGCAGACATGGCCGACCTGGAGAGGCAGTTCACAGACCTCAAAGAGCA GTTGTACAGAGAACGGATGAGCCAGATTGAAGCTAAGTTAGAAGAAGCCAAGATGGGCTGTGCACCTGAGTATGTGGAACCGCTCACACAGCTCCGTGTCAACATGCAGACTCGTACAGAGGTCGCAG GTATTGTGAGAGAACTGAAGATACAGAACATCAGAAACCAGTATGAAGCAGAGTTACAGGCAACAAGACAACACTTCGAG AGTGAGAAGTTGCTTCTGGTGGACGAGATGAGAAACGAGATTGAGGAAAAGATCCGGAGATTGGAAGAGGACAGGCACAGTGCAGATCTATCAACAG ACTTGTGGACAGAATCAGAACAAGTGAAGCGCAGCAGCCGGAGAAAAACAGACCCTCTGCAtcccaagaagaagaagacagtcACCATTTCTG GTCCATATCTTGTCTATCAGCTGAAGGAAAATGACATCCTTGAAGACTGGACAGCCATTAGAAAG ATGACAGTAGCAAGAAGAAGATTGTCGGCCGGTGGCCACTCCCACCGGTCAGGAAGAGAGAATG GTATGGGGGATCGTTTGGACTACTAA
- the LOC118418495 gene encoding breast cancer metastasis-suppressor 1-like protein isoform X4 gives MPVVDGNVDSEGEDMDQSTPDSDKSNSEESATSSASEEDDESSELDEEDCDRRRTECMADMADLERQFTDLKEQLYRERMSQIEAKLEEAKMGCAPEYVEPLTQLRVNMQTRTEVAGIVRELKIQNIRNQYEAELQATRQHFESEKLLLVDEMRNEIEEKIRRLEEDRHSADLSTDLWTESEQVKRSSRRKTDPLHPKKKKTVTISGPYLVYQLKENDILEDWTAIRKNTRQPTTNQQKMTVARRRLSAGGHSHRSGRENAAVGKGRQPGKRKMNH, from the exons ATGCCTGTTGTGGACGGCAATGTGGACAGCGAGGGTGAGGATATGGACCAGAGCACCCCAGACAGCGACAAGAGTAATTCTGAAGAATCTGCGACTTCGTCAGCGTCCGAGGAAGACGACGAGAGTTCAG AACTTGATGAGGAGGACTGTGACCGAAGACGGACAGAATGTATGGCAGACATGGCCGACCTGGAGAGGCAGTTCACAGACCTCAAAGAGCA GTTGTACAGAGAACGGATGAGCCAGATTGAAGCTAAGTTAGAAGAAGCCAAGATGGGCTGTGCACCTGAGTATGTGGAACCGCTCACACAGCTCCGTGTCAACATGCAGACTCGTACAGAGGTCGCAG GTATTGTGAGAGAACTGAAGATACAGAACATCAGAAACCAGTATGAAGCAGAGTTACAGGCAACAAGACAACACTTCGAG AGTGAGAAGTTGCTTCTGGTGGACGAGATGAGAAACGAGATTGAGGAAAAGATCCGGAGATTGGAAGAGGACAGGCACAGTGCAGATCTATCAACAG ACTTGTGGACAGAATCAGAACAAGTGAAGCGCAGCAGCCGGAGAAAAACAGACCCTCTGCAtcccaagaagaagaagacagtcACCATTTCTG GTCCATATCTTGTCTATCAGCTGAAGGAAAATGACATCCTTGAAGACTGGACAGCCATTAGAAAG AACACACGCCAGCCGACCACCAATCAGCAAAAG ATGACAGTAGCAAGAAGAAGATTGTCGGCCGGTGGCCACTCCCACCGGTCAGGAAGAGAGAATG CAGCTGTGGGGAAGGGACGACAACCTGGGAAAAGGAAGATGAACCACTGA
- the LOC118418495 gene encoding breast cancer metastasis-suppressor 1-like protein isoform X3 translates to MPVVDGNVDSEGEDMDQSTPDSDKSNSEESATSSASEEDDESSAGLFFCFAELDEEDCDRRRTECMADMADLERQFTDLKEQLYRERMSQIEAKLEEAKMGCAPEYVEPLTQLRVNMQTRTEVAGIVRELKIQNIRNQYEAELQATRQHFESEKLLLVDEMRNEIEEKIRRLEEDRHSADLSTDLWTESEQVKRSSRRKTDPLHPKKKKTVTISGPYLVYQLKENDILEDWTAIRKNTRQPTTNQQKMTVARRRLSAGGHSHRSGRENGMGDRLDY, encoded by the exons ATGCCTGTTGTGGACGGCAATGTGGACAGCGAGGGTGAGGATATGGACCAGAGCACCCCAGACAGCGACAAGAGTAATTCTGAAGAATCTGCGACTTCGTCAGCGTCCGAGGAAGACGACGAGAGTTCAG CTGGGCTTTTCTTCTGCTTTGCAGAACTTGATGAGGAGGACTGTGACCGAAGACGGACAGAATGTATGGCAGACATGGCCGACCTGGAGAGGCAGTTCACAGACCTCAAAGAGCA GTTGTACAGAGAACGGATGAGCCAGATTGAAGCTAAGTTAGAAGAAGCCAAGATGGGCTGTGCACCTGAGTATGTGGAACCGCTCACACAGCTCCGTGTCAACATGCAGACTCGTACAGAGGTCGCAG GTATTGTGAGAGAACTGAAGATACAGAACATCAGAAACCAGTATGAAGCAGAGTTACAGGCAACAAGACAACACTTCGAG AGTGAGAAGTTGCTTCTGGTGGACGAGATGAGAAACGAGATTGAGGAAAAGATCCGGAGATTGGAAGAGGACAGGCACAGTGCAGATCTATCAACAG ACTTGTGGACAGAATCAGAACAAGTGAAGCGCAGCAGCCGGAGAAAAACAGACCCTCTGCAtcccaagaagaagaagacagtcACCATTTCTG GTCCATATCTTGTCTATCAGCTGAAGGAAAATGACATCCTTGAAGACTGGACAGCCATTAGAAAG AACACACGCCAGCCGACCACCAATCAGCAAAAG ATGACAGTAGCAAGAAGAAGATTGTCGGCCGGTGGCCACTCCCACCGGTCAGGAAGAGAGAATG GTATGGGGGATCGTTTGGACTACTAA